The following proteins come from a genomic window of Tepidiforma thermophila:
- the trxB gene encoding thioredoxin-disulfide reductase, producing MSDYDIAIIGAGGAGLTAAIYAARARRTTIVFEGKVIGGQIATTDIVENYPGFPDGVNGFDLAQLMFRQAEKFGAEFAYEPVTGLQRLPGGTFEITTSERTITADAVIVTAGADYNKLGVPGEAEFTGRGVSYCGTCDAAFFAGRDVIVVGGGDSAIDEGLFITRYASSVTVVHRRDTLRASAILQERAFANPKMRFRWNTVVEAIEGAESVERVRLRNVVTGEIETVPIDGVFIFIGQTPNSHLLQGLVDLDPGGHAIVDLDMSTSVPGLFVAGDLRTKAARQLISAAGDGATAAISAEHYLAAREASPERHG from the coding sequence ATGAGCGACTACGACATCGCCATCATCGGCGCCGGCGGCGCCGGGCTCACTGCCGCCATCTACGCCGCCCGCGCCCGCCGCACAACCATCGTCTTCGAAGGCAAGGTCATCGGCGGCCAGATCGCCACCACCGACATCGTCGAAAACTACCCCGGCTTCCCGGACGGCGTGAACGGCTTCGACCTCGCCCAGCTCATGTTCCGCCAGGCCGAAAAATTCGGCGCCGAGTTCGCCTACGAGCCCGTCACCGGCCTCCAGCGTCTCCCCGGCGGCACCTTCGAAATCACCACCTCCGAGCGCACCATCACCGCCGACGCCGTCATCGTCACCGCCGGCGCCGATTACAACAAGCTCGGCGTACCCGGCGAAGCCGAATTCACCGGCCGCGGCGTCTCCTACTGCGGCACCTGTGATGCCGCCTTCTTCGCCGGCCGGGATGTCATCGTCGTCGGCGGCGGCGATTCCGCCATCGACGAAGGCCTCTTCATTACCCGCTACGCCAGCAGCGTGACCGTCGTCCACCGGCGCGATACCCTCCGCGCCAGCGCCATCCTCCAGGAACGCGCCTTCGCCAATCCGAAAATGCGCTTCCGCTGGAACACCGTCGTCGAAGCCATCGAAGGCGCCGAGAGCGTCGAGCGCGTCCGCCTCCGCAACGTCGTCACCGGCGAAATCGAGACCGTCCCCATCGACGGCGTGTTCATCTTCATCGGCCAGACCCCGAACAGCCACCTCCTCCAGGGCCTTGTCGACCTCGACCCCGGCGGCCACGCCATCGTCGACCTCGACATGTCCACCAGTGTCCCCGGCCTCTTCGTCGCCGGCGATCTCCGCACGAAAGCCGCCCGCCAGCTGATCAGCGCCGCTGGCGACGGCGCCACCGCAGCCATCAGCGCCGAGCACTACCTCGCCGCCCGTGAGGCCAGCCCCGAGCGCCACGGGTAA
- the trxA gene encoding thioredoxin, whose translation MSEVREVTDATWETDVVKSDLPVLVDFWAPWCGPCRMVAPIVEELAQEYAGKVNFLKINTDENPMVPAKFGIRSIPSLLIFKGGELKGTIVGFRPKSDLKKRLDEALA comes from the coding sequence ATGTCCGAAGTTCGCGAAGTCACCGACGCCACCTGGGAAACCGACGTCGTCAAGTCCGACCTCCCCGTCCTCGTCGACTTCTGGGCGCCCTGGTGCGGCCCCTGCCGCATGGTCGCCCCCATCGTCGAAGAGCTCGCCCAGGAGTACGCCGGCAAGGTCAACTTCCTCAAAATCAACACCGACGAAAACCCCATGGTCCCCGCAAAGTTCGGGATCCGCAGCATCCCCTCGCTCCTCATCTTCAAGGGCGGCGAGCTCAAGGGCACCATCGTCGGCTTCCGCCCCAAGAGCGACCTCAAGAAGCGGCTCGACGAAGCCCTCGCCTGA
- a CDS encoding metal-sensitive transcriptional regulator yields the protein MNDEEMKRLLDRLARVEGQVRGLRKMLEQQRCCEDVLTQLLAARSGLESAGQLVLERHLNDCVLGGAEVDERTKEALRETLRLWSRHSGPAG from the coding sequence GTGAACGACGAGGAGATGAAGCGGCTGCTCGACCGGCTGGCGCGGGTGGAGGGCCAGGTGCGGGGGCTGCGGAAGATGCTGGAGCAGCAGCGGTGCTGCGAGGATGTGCTGACGCAGCTTCTGGCAGCGCGTTCGGGGCTGGAGAGCGCGGGCCAGCTGGTGCTGGAGCGCCACCTGAACGACTGTGTGCTGGGCGGGGCGGAGGTGGACGAGCGGACGAAGGAGGCGCTGCGGGAGACGCTGCGGCTGTGGAGCCGGCACAGCGGGCCGGCGGGGTGA